The proteins below come from a single Piscinibacter gummiphilus genomic window:
- a CDS encoding heavy metal response regulator transcription factor, which translates to MHLLVVEDEEKLGDYLRKGLVESGFNVDLARDGNQGLALAQTGNYDAVVLDIMLPGLDGFKVLQELRKSSPVPVLMLTARDDVEDRVRGLEGGADDYLSKPFAFTELLARVRALLRRSPMQDATRYALADLQLDLTTRRATRSGKRLDLTAKEFALLSLLLRRQGQILSRAVLADQVWGMNFDSETNVVEVAVRRLRSKIDDPFEDKLLHTVRGMGYVMEHRGAAR; encoded by the coding sequence ATGCACCTGCTAGTGGTCGAAGACGAGGAAAAGCTGGGCGACTATTTGCGCAAGGGCTTGGTGGAAAGCGGCTTCAACGTGGACCTGGCCCGCGATGGCAACCAAGGCTTGGCGCTGGCGCAGACCGGCAACTACGATGCCGTCGTCCTGGACATCATGCTGCCGGGATTGGACGGCTTCAAGGTCCTGCAGGAGCTGCGCAAGTCCAGCCCCGTCCCGGTGCTGATGCTCACCGCACGCGATGATGTCGAGGACCGCGTGCGGGGCCTGGAGGGCGGTGCCGACGACTACCTGTCCAAGCCCTTCGCCTTCACGGAACTGTTGGCCCGCGTGCGTGCGCTGCTGCGAAGAAGCCCCATGCAGGACGCCACGCGCTATGCCCTGGCCGATCTACAGCTGGATCTCACCACGCGCCGGGCCACACGCTCTGGCAAGCGCCTGGACCTGACGGCCAAGGAGTTCGCCCTGCTTTCGTTGCTCCTTCGCAGACAGGGCCAGATCCTGTCCCGGGCGGTGCTGGCCGACCAGGTCTGGGGCATGAACTTCGATAGCGAGACGAACGTGGTGGAAGTGGCCGTGCGGCGCCTTCGCAGCAAGATCGACGATCCGTTCGAGGACAAGCTCCTGCACACCGTCCGCGGCATGGGGTACGTCATGGAGCACCGCGGCGCCGCGCGCTGA
- a CDS encoding heavy metal sensor histidine kinase, producing the protein MSIQTSLSRWFAIQTLVGLSLVCAGVYATTRWSFQLKQEEEFARHADIVRRVVTETIQPLNANALRHKLDDYFQSHTDAAVSLWAAGQPLYESSMRPAGDTWQTRKLTLWDARIDGQPVEGRMSLDIGSDKVLLERLAWTLVGAAVLGTLLVSLTGTLLVRRGLSPLKKLADETGAAGPDQPGHRIDPAGYASELHPWIAQFNGLLGRVEAAYAQLEAFNADVAHELRTPLSNLIAQAEVELRHDRSEAELKETLGSQLEEARRLTAIVTDMLFLSKADRGAQARRGAPESLAEQVRAVAEFQEASLEDARVSLTVRGEAVLPMDTGLLRRAISNLVSNAKRYAAPGSQILVSIERHEGEVRLTVENHGPPIAPDALPRLFERFYRADPSRAGSASHHGLGLAIVAAIARMHGGTTFASSKDGITRVGLSLREAHSPARPMASTSPPPAGTMSAPENAPQARGRSPARII; encoded by the coding sequence ATGTCGATCCAGACCTCGCTCTCGCGCTGGTTCGCCATCCAGACGCTGGTGGGACTGAGCCTGGTGTGCGCCGGCGTCTACGCCACCACCCGATGGAGCTTCCAGCTCAAGCAGGAGGAGGAGTTCGCACGACACGCCGACATCGTGCGGCGGGTGGTGACGGAAACCATCCAGCCCCTGAACGCGAACGCCCTGCGCCATAAGCTGGACGACTATTTCCAGTCCCACACCGATGCGGCGGTGTCCCTCTGGGCGGCGGGGCAGCCGCTGTACGAATCCAGCATGCGCCCCGCAGGCGACACCTGGCAGACCCGCAAGCTGACGCTGTGGGACGCACGGATCGACGGCCAACCCGTCGAAGGGCGCATGAGCCTCGACATCGGCAGCGACAAGGTGCTCTTGGAGCGACTCGCCTGGACGCTGGTGGGCGCCGCCGTCCTGGGCACGCTGCTCGTGTCGCTGACCGGCACGCTGCTCGTGCGGCGTGGCCTGAGCCCCTTGAAAAAGCTGGCCGACGAAACCGGCGCCGCAGGCCCTGACCAACCTGGCCATCGCATCGACCCTGCGGGCTACGCGAGCGAGCTGCACCCCTGGATCGCCCAGTTCAACGGATTGCTCGGCCGTGTGGAGGCCGCCTATGCCCAGCTCGAAGCCTTCAACGCCGACGTCGCCCATGAGTTGCGTACGCCCCTGTCGAACCTGATCGCGCAGGCGGAGGTGGAACTGCGCCACGATCGCTCGGAGGCAGAACTCAAGGAGACCTTGGGATCACAACTGGAGGAAGCCCGACGGTTGACCGCCATCGTCACCGACATGCTCTTTCTGTCGAAGGCCGATCGCGGCGCGCAGGCCCGCCGGGGCGCGCCCGAGAGCCTGGCCGAGCAGGTCCGGGCCGTCGCGGAGTTTCAGGAAGCTTCCCTGGAGGATGCGCGCGTGAGCCTGACGGTGCGTGGCGAGGCCGTGCTGCCGATGGACACGGGGCTGCTCAGGCGGGCGATCTCCAACCTGGTGAGCAACGCCAAGCGCTACGCGGCCCCCGGCTCGCAGATCCTGGTGAGCATCGAGCGGCACGAAGGCGAGGTTCGCCTGACCGTGGAGAATCACGGCCCCCCCATCGCCCCCGATGCCCTGCCACGGCTATTCGAGCGGTTCTACCGCGCAGATCCGTCACGCGCCGGCTCGGCGAGCCATCACGGTCTGGGCCTGGCCATCGTGGCGGCGATCGCGCGGATGCACGGCGGCACCACCTTCGCGAGCAGCAAGGACGGCATCACGCGGGTCGGCCTGAGCTTGCGCGAGGCCCATTCCCCCGCGAGGCCGATGGCCTCGACATCTCCCCCTCCAGCCGGGACCATGAGCGCGCCGGAGAACGCGCCCCAGGCGCGCGGTCGATCGCCCGCTCGGATTATTTGA
- a CDS encoding DUF4148 domain-containing protein: MHMPAHRSFVAAAGAALMFLAPAAKAAGAFHPDTSEAGAVFFPDHVSVKSREQVNAELASAMQHPAWQTAISRGAPWPVTKTGAGLTREQVNADLDAAMKHPAWNSVSRGAPWPVQRPAPSTSAVK, translated from the coding sequence ATGCACATGCCTGCCCATCGTTCCTTCGTCGCAGCCGCGGGAGCGGCTCTGATGTTCCTGGCGCCTGCCGCCAAGGCCGCCGGCGCCTTCCATCCCGACACCAGCGAAGCGGGCGCCGTCTTCTTTCCCGACCATGTCAGCGTGAAGTCGCGCGAGCAGGTCAACGCCGAACTGGCCAGCGCCATGCAGCACCCCGCGTGGCAGACAGCCATCAGCCGTGGAGCGCCCTGGCCGGTCACCAAGACTGGGGCCGGGCTGACCCGCGAACAGGTCAACGCGGACCTCGACGCCGCCATGAAGCATCCCGCCTGGAACAGCGTCAGCCGCGGCGCACCGTGGCCCGTGCAGCGCCCGGCCCCGTCCACGTCGGCCGTCAAATAA
- a CDS encoding heavy metal translocating P-type ATPase — protein MTNKLSLDIPVVLPGVPDAADACVGRLIDELQGRAGIDKVHVRPGEGSSPAQLCIHYDPDVLPLARIREITQAAGAKITERFGHVQWQVEGIGHQRRAQTVIDSLRTLPGVLEAAASAAGVVHVEFDRERLTEQSLTSALARLGVTVVAGMVKTGSGDHAGHGEPGHRHETGEDHGQEHDHPHGHGGWLGPNTELIFALACGALLGIGFAVEKLLGDAPGWLPVACYILAYIFGGFYTLREALDNLRLKRFEIDTLMLVAAAGAAALGSWMEGALLLFLFSLGHALEHYAMGRAKRAIEALAALAPDTAMVRRDGQTVEIAVEELVVGDIVQVRPNERLPADGFLVNGSSSINQAPVTGESIPVDKRPVPDAAAARIRPDTVDAVSRAFAGTINGAGAIEIEVTRRSGDSALARVVRMVSEAETRKSPTQRFTDKFERIFVPAILALVVILLFAWVVVDEPFRDSFYRAMAVLVAASPCALAIATPSAVLSGIARAARGGVLIKGGAPLEELGSLSAMAFDKTGTLTEGRPRITDVVPIDGVTDEELLAVAVAVESLSDHPLAAAIARDGRERLGAKPPLVAADLENLIGRGVRARVDGETVWIGKAEMFGTDGVPPLSGAAQAAIDRLREAGRTSMVVRRGERDLGAIGLLDTPRTGARQALQQLRGLGITRMIMISGDHKNVARAVAAEVGLDEAWGDLMPEDKVQAIRKLREQTKVAMVGDGVNDAPAMANATVGIAMGAAGSDVALETADVALMADDLMHLPFAVGLSRHTRAVIRQNVVVSLGIVAVLVPATIMGLGIGVAVAVHEGSTLLVVFNALRLLAYRTPAASQRGHCTMPGARRRSPGDGGLA, from the coding sequence ATGACAAACAAGCTCAGCCTCGACATCCCGGTGGTCCTGCCGGGCGTTCCTGACGCTGCGGACGCCTGCGTTGGGCGATTGATCGACGAGCTGCAAGGGCGCGCCGGCATCGACAAGGTGCATGTCCGCCCCGGCGAGGGCTCCTCGCCCGCCCAACTGTGCATCCACTACGACCCGGACGTGCTGCCTCTGGCGCGGATCCGCGAGATCACGCAAGCGGCCGGCGCGAAGATCACCGAGCGTTTCGGCCATGTCCAATGGCAGGTCGAAGGCATCGGTCACCAGCGGCGCGCGCAGACCGTCATCGACAGTCTGCGCACGCTGCCTGGGGTGCTCGAAGCGGCGGCGAGTGCCGCGGGGGTGGTACATGTGGAGTTCGACCGGGAACGTCTCACCGAGCAGTCGCTGACCAGCGCGCTGGCGAGGCTTGGAGTGACCGTCGTGGCTGGCATGGTCAAGACAGGCTCTGGAGACCACGCGGGCCATGGCGAACCAGGGCATCGGCACGAGACGGGAGAAGATCATGGCCAGGAACACGATCACCCGCACGGCCACGGGGGATGGCTGGGGCCCAACACGGAACTGATCTTCGCGCTGGCCTGCGGCGCGTTGCTGGGGATCGGTTTTGCCGTCGAGAAACTGCTGGGCGATGCACCCGGCTGGCTGCCGGTGGCCTGCTACATCCTGGCATACATCTTCGGCGGGTTCTACACGCTGCGCGAAGCGCTGGATAACCTGCGGCTCAAGCGCTTCGAGATCGATACGCTGATGCTCGTCGCCGCGGCTGGTGCAGCGGCGCTCGGCTCCTGGATGGAAGGGGCCCTTCTGTTATTCCTCTTCAGCCTCGGGCATGCGCTGGAACACTACGCCATGGGGCGCGCCAAGCGGGCGATCGAGGCCCTGGCGGCGCTGGCGCCCGACACCGCCATGGTCCGGCGCGATGGCCAGACCGTGGAGATCGCGGTGGAAGAACTGGTGGTTGGGGACATCGTGCAGGTTCGCCCGAACGAACGCCTGCCCGCCGATGGCTTCCTGGTGAATGGCTCCTCCAGCATCAACCAGGCGCCAGTCACCGGCGAGAGCATTCCCGTGGACAAGCGGCCAGTGCCCGATGCCGCCGCCGCGCGGATTCGTCCTGACACGGTGGATGCGGTTTCGCGCGCGTTCGCCGGCACGATCAACGGTGCGGGTGCGATCGAGATCGAGGTCACGCGCCGCTCCGGCGATTCGGCCTTGGCGCGCGTGGTCAGGATGGTGAGCGAGGCAGAGACGCGCAAGTCCCCGACGCAGCGCTTCACCGACAAGTTCGAGCGCATCTTCGTGCCGGCGATCCTCGCGCTCGTCGTGATACTGCTGTTTGCCTGGGTGGTCGTGGACGAGCCCTTCCGGGACAGCTTCTACCGCGCCATGGCCGTGCTGGTGGCTGCGAGCCCCTGCGCACTGGCCATCGCCACGCCCAGCGCCGTCCTGTCGGGCATCGCGCGTGCCGCTCGCGGTGGCGTGCTGATCAAAGGTGGCGCACCGCTGGAAGAGTTGGGCTCGCTCAGCGCGATGGCCTTTGACAAGACGGGCACGCTCACGGAAGGCCGGCCCCGGATCACGGACGTGGTGCCGATCGACGGCGTGACCGATGAGGAACTGCTCGCCGTGGCCGTCGCGGTCGAGTCCCTGAGCGACCATCCTTTGGCAGCCGCCATCGCCCGCGACGGGCGTGAGCGCCTGGGCGCCAAGCCGCCTCTCGTGGCGGCTGATCTCGAAAACCTCATCGGCCGCGGCGTCAGGGCCCGTGTGGACGGCGAAACCGTGTGGATCGGGAAAGCCGAGATGTTCGGCACCGATGGCGTCCCGCCCCTGAGCGGCGCAGCGCAAGCGGCCATCGATCGACTGCGCGAGGCCGGCCGCACCAGCATGGTGGTGCGCCGCGGCGAGCGCGATCTGGGGGCGATCGGGCTGCTGGATACGCCGCGCACAGGCGCGCGCCAGGCACTGCAGCAACTGCGCGGCCTGGGCATCACCCGAATGATCATGATCTCGGGTGACCACAAGAACGTCGCCCGGGCGGTGGCCGCCGAGGTGGGCCTGGACGAGGCCTGGGGCGACCTGATGCCCGAGGACAAGGTGCAGGCCATCCGCAAGCTGCGTGAGCAGACCAAAGTCGCGATGGTCGGCGACGGTGTCAACGACGCGCCCGCCATGGCCAACGCAACTGTCGGCATCGCCATGGGCGCCGCGGGATCGGACGTGGCGCTGGAGACCGCGGACGTCGCCCTCATGGCCGACGACCTGATGCATCTGCCCTTCGCCGTGGGGCTGAGCCGACACACCCGCGCGGTGATTCGGCAGAACGTGGTTGTCAGCCTTGGCATCGTCGCCGTGCTCGTGCCCGCGACGATCATGGGCCTGGGCATCGGTGTGGCGGTCGCCGTCCACGAGGGCTCCACCTTGCTGGTGGTCTTCAACGCACTTCGCCTGCTGGCGTATCGCACGCCCGCGGCGTCCCAGCGCGGTCACTGCACGATGCCAGGAGCGCGACGCCGTTCACCCGGAGATGGAGGCCTTGCGTAG
- a CDS encoding CusA/CzcA family heavy metal efflux RND transporter, protein MFERIIRFAIEQRWLVLLAVLAMAALGVYNYQRLPIDAVPDITNVQVQINTAAPGYSPLETEQRVTYPIETVMAGLPGLQETRSLSRYGLSQVTVIFRDGTDIYFARQLVNERLQTTTGQLPDGIHPVAGPISTGLGEIFLWTVEAGEGATKPDGTPYTSTDLREIQDWVIKPQLRNVPGVTEINTIGGYAKQYQIAPVPERLAAYGLSLADVVRALERNNTNVGAGYIERRGEQYLIRAPGQVRSVEDIGNVILSSAGSTPVRVRDVAQVELGQELRTGAATDNGREVVLGTVFMLIGENSRTVSQAVAKKMEEINRNLPEGVEAVTVYDRTVLVDKAIATVKKNLLEGAILVIAVLFAFLGNLRAAVITAMVIPLSMLFTFTGMVSQKVSANLMSLGALDFGIIIDGAVVIVENCVRRLAHAQAHHGRPLTRTERFHEVFAASKEARRALLFGQLIIMIVYLPIFALTGVEGKMFHPMALTVVIALLGAMILSVTFIPAAVALFIGNKVTEKENRLMRWARRGYEPLLARALDAKAVVLTFAGIAVVLCGLLATRLGSEFIPSLNEGDFAIQALRIPGTSLTQSVQMQQQLETRLKDKFPEIERIFARTGTAEIASDAMPPNISDGYVMLKPEKDWPEPRRTRAELVQAVQEEAAKIPGNSYEFSQPIQLRFNELVSGVRSDVAVKVFGDDMDVLNKTAADVEKVLAGIPGASEVKVEQTTGLPMLTVQIDRDKVTRYGLNIADVQEILATAVGGREAGTLFEGDRRFEIVVRLPEHVRGNIDAIRRLPIPLPATAADTPGSSRGATAAAPGGNSTRVSFIPLAEVATLDLAPGPNQVSRENGKRRIVVSANVRGRDLGGFVSEATAALEARVKIPTGYWTTWGGQFENLQSATERLQIVVPVALLLVFTLLFAMFGNIKDGLIVFTGIPFALTGGILALWLRGIPLSITAAVGFIALSGVAVLNGLVMISFIRNLREEGRSLDAAIHEGAITRLRPVLMTALVASLGFVPMAIATGTGAEVQRPLATVVIGGILSSTALTLLVLPVLYRLAHARDEEEEVFDGPPAAAAAGPPDVKPA, encoded by the coding sequence ATGTTCGAGAGAATCATCCGCTTTGCCATCGAGCAGCGATGGCTGGTGCTCCTGGCTGTGCTCGCCATGGCGGCGCTGGGCGTCTACAACTACCAGCGCCTGCCCATCGATGCAGTGCCGGACATCACCAACGTCCAGGTCCAGATCAACACCGCAGCGCCGGGCTATTCGCCGTTGGAGACCGAGCAGCGTGTCACCTATCCCATCGAGACCGTGATGGCCGGGCTGCCGGGCCTGCAGGAAACCCGTTCGCTTTCGCGCTACGGCCTGTCGCAGGTGACGGTGATCTTCCGCGACGGCACCGACATCTATTTCGCTCGCCAGTTGGTCAACGAGCGGCTGCAGACCACCACCGGCCAGCTGCCCGACGGCATCCATCCGGTGGCGGGGCCGATCTCCACCGGCCTGGGTGAGATCTTCCTGTGGACCGTAGAGGCCGGGGAAGGCGCGACGAAGCCCGACGGCACGCCCTACACGTCCACCGACCTGCGCGAGATCCAGGACTGGGTCATCAAGCCGCAGTTGCGCAACGTGCCCGGCGTCACCGAGATCAACACCATCGGGGGCTACGCCAAGCAGTATCAGATCGCACCCGTGCCGGAGCGGCTCGCCGCCTACGGCCTGTCGCTGGCCGACGTGGTGCGCGCGCTGGAGCGCAACAACACCAACGTCGGCGCCGGCTACATCGAGCGCCGCGGCGAGCAGTACCTGATCCGCGCGCCGGGCCAGGTGCGCAGCGTCGAGGACATCGGGAACGTGATCCTGTCCAGCGCTGGCAGCACGCCGGTGCGCGTGCGCGACGTGGCGCAGGTGGAGCTGGGCCAGGAGCTGCGCACGGGCGCGGCCACCGACAATGGCCGCGAGGTCGTGCTCGGCACCGTCTTCATGCTCATCGGCGAAAACAGCCGTACCGTCTCGCAGGCGGTGGCCAAGAAGATGGAGGAGATCAACCGCAACCTGCCCGAAGGCGTCGAGGCGGTGACGGTCTACGACCGCACGGTGCTGGTGGACAAGGCCATCGCCACGGTCAAGAAGAACCTGCTGGAAGGCGCCATCCTGGTCATCGCGGTGCTGTTCGCCTTCCTGGGCAATCTGCGCGCGGCGGTCATCACCGCGATGGTGATCCCCCTGTCGATGCTCTTCACCTTCACCGGGATGGTGAGCCAGAAGGTCAGCGCCAACCTGATGAGCCTGGGAGCGCTGGACTTCGGCATCATCATCGACGGCGCGGTGGTGATCGTGGAGAACTGCGTGCGCCGCCTGGCGCATGCCCAGGCGCACCATGGTCGGCCGCTCACGCGCACCGAGCGCTTCCACGAGGTGTTCGCCGCCTCGAAGGAGGCGCGCCGGGCGCTGCTGTTCGGCCAGCTGATCATCATGATCGTCTACCTGCCCATCTTCGCGCTCACCGGCGTGGAGGGGAAGATGTTCCATCCGATGGCGCTGACGGTGGTCATTGCGCTGCTCGGGGCCATGATCCTGTCAGTCACCTTCATCCCGGCGGCCGTGGCCCTGTTCATCGGCAACAAGGTCACCGAGAAGGAGAACCGCCTGATGCGTTGGGCACGGCGCGGCTACGAGCCGCTGCTTGCCCGGGCCCTGGACGCCAAGGCGGTGGTTCTGACCTTTGCCGGCATCGCGGTGGTGCTGTGCGGGCTGTTGGCCACGCGCCTGGGCAGCGAGTTCATCCCGAGCCTGAACGAGGGCGACTTCGCCATCCAAGCCCTGCGCATTCCCGGCACCAGCCTCACGCAGTCGGTGCAGATGCAGCAGCAGCTCGAGACGCGGCTGAAGGACAAGTTCCCGGAGATCGAGCGCATCTTCGCGCGCACCGGCACCGCGGAGATCGCTTCCGACGCCATGCCCCCGAACATCTCCGACGGCTACGTCATGCTCAAGCCGGAGAAGGACTGGCCCGAGCCCCGGCGCACCCGCGCCGAGTTGGTGCAAGCCGTGCAGGAAGAAGCCGCAAAGATTCCCGGCAACAGCTACGAGTTCTCGCAGCCCATCCAGCTGCGCTTCAACGAACTGGTCTCGGGCGTGCGAAGCGACGTGGCCGTGAAGGTCTTCGGCGACGACATGGACGTGCTGAACAAGACCGCGGCGGACGTGGAGAAGGTGCTTGCCGGCATCCCGGGCGCATCAGAAGTCAAGGTGGAACAGACCACCGGCCTGCCGATGCTCACCGTCCAGATCGACCGCGACAAGGTGACGCGCTACGGCCTGAACATCGCCGACGTGCAGGAGATCCTGGCCACCGCCGTCGGCGGTCGCGAGGCCGGCACCCTGTTCGAGGGCGACCGCCGCTTCGAGATCGTGGTGCGCCTGCCCGAACATGTGCGGGGCAACATCGACGCCATCCGCCGGCTGCCCATTCCGCTGCCGGCCACCGCCGCGGACACCCCGGGCAGTTCGCGAGGCGCGACGGCCGCAGCCCCAGGCGGAAATTCCACCCGTGTGAGTTTCATTCCCCTGGCCGAGGTCGCCACGTTGGATTTGGCGCCCGGGCCCAACCAGGTCAGCCGCGAGAACGGCAAGCGGCGCATCGTCGTGAGCGCCAACGTGCGTGGGCGCGACCTGGGCGGATTTGTGTCGGAGGCCACCGCCGCGTTGGAGGCGCGGGTGAAGATCCCGACGGGCTACTGGACCACCTGGGGCGGGCAGTTCGAGAACCTGCAGTCAGCCACCGAGCGCCTGCAGATCGTGGTGCCCGTCGCGCTGCTGCTGGTCTTCACGCTGCTTTTCGCCATGTTCGGCAACATCAAGGACGGGTTGATCGTCTTCACCGGCATCCCCTTCGCCTTGACGGGCGGCATTCTGGCCCTCTGGCTGCGGGGCATCCCGCTGTCGATCACCGCGGCCGTGGGCTTCATCGCCCTGTCGGGCGTGGCCGTGCTCAACGGCCTGGTGATGATCTCCTTCATCCGCAACCTGCGCGAGGAGGGCCGCTCACTGGACGCGGCCATCCACGAGGGAGCGATCACCCGCCTGCGCCCGGTGCTGATGACGGCGCTGGTGGCATCGCTGGGCTTCGTGCCGATGGCCATCGCCACGGGCACGGGCGCCGAGGTGCAGCGCCCCCTGGCCACGGTGGTGATCGGCGGCATCCTGTCGTCCACAGCGCTCACACTGCTGGTGCTGCCGGTGCTCTACCGGTTGGCGCATGCGAGGGACGAGGAGGAAGAGGTCTTCGATGGCCCCCCTGCCGCAGCGGCTGCGGGGCCGCCGGATGTGAAGCCCGCCTGA
- a CDS encoding efflux RND transporter periplasmic adaptor subunit → MNPNPSPQPQGRGASRSRQLVAIAVLLVLGVIAGVLILTQTGGKPAADSHGDHAAGAKEGDDGHGHAHGEGGGEAGHAEEQAPKGPHGGQLFADGDFSLELLLSEEGGEPRFKAWTFEKNQPADAAGATVVIALTRPSGEKQEFRLQPQQGVLTSEQPVAEPHNFEATVEVQTPRESYLFAFTRDEGKVAMSDAQIRSAGITLDSAAPATIHGGLQLPGEIRFNEDRTAHIVPRVAGVVDSVGANLGQQVRKGQVLAVISSSAVSETRAELQSALQRKDLARTTYEREKKLWEEKISPEQDVLQARQALREAEIAAANANQKLLTLGASPGSSSLGRVELRAPFDGVVVEKHIALGEAVREDTQVFTISDLSTVWAEMSIPARELPRVRVGEKAVVRSGAFDASASGTVAYVGSLIGEQTRTARARITLANPQGAWRPGLFVNIEVVAEEVAAPVTVASSAVQTLDDRPVVFLKVPGGFVAQPIQLGRSDGKRVEVLGGLKAGSSYAAAGSFVVKSEQGKGSATHTH, encoded by the coding sequence ATGAATCCCAATCCATCGCCGCAGCCGCAGGGCAGGGGGGCCTCGCGGTCCAGGCAACTCGTCGCCATCGCCGTGCTGCTCGTGCTGGGCGTCATCGCCGGGGTGCTCATCCTCACCCAGACGGGCGGCAAACCCGCAGCGGACAGCCACGGCGACCACGCCGCCGGGGCCAAGGAAGGTGACGACGGTCACGGTCATGCCCACGGTGAGGGAGGAGGTGAAGCCGGCCATGCCGAAGAGCAGGCACCCAAGGGACCGCACGGCGGCCAGCTCTTTGCCGATGGCGACTTCTCTCTGGAACTGCTGCTGAGCGAGGAAGGCGGCGAGCCGCGCTTCAAGGCCTGGACCTTCGAGAAGAACCAGCCTGCCGATGCGGCAGGCGCCACAGTGGTGATCGCCCTGACACGCCCCAGCGGCGAGAAGCAGGAATTCCGGCTCCAGCCCCAACAGGGCGTGCTTACCAGCGAGCAACCGGTGGCCGAGCCGCACAACTTCGAAGCCACGGTCGAGGTGCAGACACCCCGGGAGAGCTACCTCTTCGCCTTCACCCGCGACGAGGGCAAGGTGGCCATGAGCGATGCGCAGATCCGCTCCGCCGGCATCACGCTGGACAGCGCGGCACCAGCCACTATCCACGGCGGCCTGCAACTGCCCGGCGAGATCCGCTTCAACGAGGACCGCACCGCGCACATCGTCCCGCGCGTGGCGGGCGTGGTCGACAGCGTGGGCGCCAACCTGGGGCAGCAGGTCAGGAAGGGGCAGGTGCTGGCGGTGATCTCCAGTAGCGCCGTCTCCGAGACTCGTGCCGAACTGCAATCCGCGCTGCAGCGCAAGGACCTGGCCCGGACCACCTACGAGCGCGAGAAGAAACTGTGGGAGGAGAAGATCTCCCCGGAGCAGGATGTGCTGCAGGCGCGCCAGGCGCTGCGCGAGGCTGAGATCGCCGCGGCCAACGCCAACCAGAAACTGCTGACGCTTGGCGCTTCGCCGGGCAGCAGCTCCCTCGGGCGCGTCGAGCTAAGGGCACCCTTCGACGGTGTCGTGGTTGAGAAGCACATCGCCCTGGGCGAGGCGGTACGCGAGGACACGCAGGTGTTTACCATCTCCGATCTGTCCACCGTCTGGGCCGAGATGAGCATCCCCGCGCGGGAGCTGCCCCGGGTGCGTGTGGGCGAAAAGGCGGTAGTGCGCTCCGGCGCCTTCGACGCCAGTGCCAGCGGCACGGTGGCCTATGTCGGCTCGCTCATCGGCGAGCAGACGCGCACGGCCCGCGCCCGCATCACCCTGGCCAACCCGCAGGGCGCCTGGCGCCCTGGCCTGTTCGTGAACATCGAGGTGGTGGCCGAGGAGGTGGCCGCGCCGGTCACGGTGGCGTCGTCGGCGGTCCAGACGCTCGACGATCGGCCGGTCGTGTTCCTCAAGGTGCCGGGCGGCTTCGTGGCCCAGCCGATTCAGTTGGGCCGCTCGGACGGCAAGCGTGTCGAGGTGCTGGGCGGGCTGAAGGCGGGCAGCAGCTACGCCGCCGCCGGCAGCTTCGTCGTCAAGTCGGAGCAGGGCAAGGGCTCTGCCACGCACACCCACTGA